A region of Vibrio porteresiae DSM 19223 DNA encodes the following proteins:
- a CDS encoding AEC family transporter — translation MAISIIINQIIVLFLLMGLGYGLAKSKVLEKAICDRLTWLLCYIVMPCLIFNAFQIPFTDELWHNFTLMAGLTVGIHLIYIVLSKLLLNGQHLKKKAIAEQMQFTAVYSNCGFMGLPLVMALVGSAGAFYGSVYIAVNGLFVWTHGLLTYSGRFDRRALIKVLVNPNTIASVVGCLFFLFSIRLPLPLHTALAHVGGMNTALSMILVGAAMAQVDIRKIWVSSYAWLSVFMRNLLFPGIVLIALFSLDIHGNLLIIAMALSACPVAGMSVLFAQLTGKDTDFPCKSLTLSTLASLITLPLMLSLASL, via the coding sequence ATGGCAATTAGCATTATTATCAATCAAATCATCGTATTGTTTCTTCTTATGGGGCTCGGTTATGGGCTTGCGAAATCGAAGGTGTTGGAAAAGGCGATTTGCGATCGGCTAACGTGGCTGTTGTGTTACATTGTGATGCCTTGTCTGATTTTTAATGCCTTTCAAATTCCATTCACTGATGAACTTTGGCACAACTTTACGTTAATGGCGGGTTTAACAGTGGGTATCCACCTGATTTATATAGTATTAAGTAAGTTATTACTCAACGGTCAGCATTTGAAGAAGAAGGCGATTGCTGAGCAAATGCAGTTTACCGCGGTCTATTCTAACTGCGGTTTTATGGGCTTGCCGTTAGTGATGGCTTTGGTGGGAAGCGCAGGTGCATTTTATGGTTCGGTTTACATTGCGGTAAACGGCCTATTCGTTTGGACACACGGTTTGCTCACTTATTCTGGCCGTTTTGATCGCCGTGCTCTGATTAAAGTGTTGGTTAACCCTAATACCATCGCCTCTGTGGTGGGGTGTTTGTTCTTTTTATTTTCTATTCGCTTACCTCTGCCATTACATACCGCATTGGCTCATGTTGGCGGAATGAACACGGCACTTTCGATGATTTTGGTTGGCGCTGCGATGGCTCAAGTGGATATTCGTAAGATTTGGGTGAGCAGTTACGCTTGGTTAAGTGTATTTATGCGCAATTTATTATTTCCTGGAATTGTGCTCATTGCGCTTTTCTCCCTTGATATCCATGGCAATCTTTTGATTATTGCTATGGCGTTGAGTGCTTGCCCTGTGGCGGGTATGTCTGTGTTGTTCGCGCAGTTAACGGGCAAAGATACCGATTTCCCTTGTAAAAGTCTGACGCTTTCTACGTTAGCGAGTTTAATCACCTTACCTTTGATGCTCTCCCTTGCATCGCTTTAA